One genomic window of Rhizobium sp. Pop5 includes the following:
- a CDS encoding four-carbon acid sugar kinase family protein, which produces MTSAVSPLPPGPLVSFYGDDFTGSSAAMEAFAWQGIKTVLFLDVPSAERLAEFSDYRCIGIAGIARSKSPAWMEAQLPAIFERLEKTGSPIVHYKVCSTFDSSPQIGSIGKAAELGAELFPGPIPMLVGDLGMGRIQVFGHLFAQANGQYYRLDRHPTMATHPSTPMQESDLARHLASQTSLPISNIDFLQLKAGDPAEIIRLNSPDKSQIYSIDLLDQETLRAAGQAIWTMGRAQKFVLGSQGVEAALAAYWRSEGLLDELPVETTVQAVNRIAVVSGSVSPMTAAQIEHATSHGFEAIRLDLSRVSDQDAWNAEIDLAVHKSKAALSEGRDPLVFTAKGPEDPAVKQFKAKFYHDRTTAEAANDLIGSSLGQILDRLIEEAGLNRVVLSGGDTSSHAALRLKIDALTSVAKLAPGGPLCRAHSADPSRDGIEIAMKGGQVGSVGYFAAARDGQ; this is translated from the coding sequence ATGACCAGCGCCGTATCGCCTCTGCCTCCCGGCCCTTTGGTTTCCTTCTACGGCGACGATTTCACGGGATCGTCTGCTGCGATGGAAGCATTTGCCTGGCAAGGCATCAAGACGGTCCTTTTTCTCGATGTTCCATCGGCGGAACGTTTGGCAGAATTTTCCGATTACAGATGCATCGGTATCGCCGGGATAGCGCGCTCCAAGAGCCCGGCCTGGATGGAAGCCCAATTACCCGCGATCTTCGAACGTTTGGAAAAAACGGGCTCTCCCATCGTGCACTACAAGGTTTGTTCGACCTTCGATTCCTCGCCTCAGATTGGCTCCATAGGGAAAGCGGCTGAGCTGGGTGCGGAGCTGTTCCCGGGTCCAATCCCGATGTTGGTCGGCGATCTCGGCATGGGACGGATTCAGGTTTTCGGCCATCTCTTCGCTCAAGCCAATGGCCAGTATTATCGGCTGGATCGTCATCCAACAATGGCCACCCATCCCTCGACACCAATGCAAGAATCGGACCTCGCCCGACACCTGGCGTCACAGACCAGTCTGCCTATATCGAATATAGATTTTCTCCAGCTGAAGGCGGGCGATCCGGCAGAGATCATCCGCCTGAACTCCCCAGATAAGTCGCAAATTTACTCGATCGATCTGCTCGATCAGGAGACGTTGCGTGCCGCAGGACAGGCCATCTGGACCATGGGCAGGGCGCAGAAGTTTGTTCTTGGCTCACAAGGTGTGGAAGCGGCGCTGGCGGCTTATTGGCGTTCGGAGGGTCTCTTGGATGAACTTCCGGTGGAAACCACGGTGCAGGCGGTCAACAGAATTGCTGTCGTGTCTGGTTCGGTTTCGCCCATGACTGCCGCGCAGATCGAGCACGCGACGTCTCATGGTTTCGAGGCAATCCGTCTCGATCTAAGTCGGGTGTCAGACCAGGATGCGTGGAATGCCGAAATTGATCTTGCCGTGCATAAATCCAAGGCCGCTCTGTCCGAGGGTCGCGACCCCCTCGTGTTTACAGCGAAGGGTCCCGAAGACCCCGCCGTCAAGCAGTTCAAAGCAAAATTCTACCATGACCGGACGACCGCGGAGGCCGCCAACGATCTCATTGGAAGCAGCCTTGGACAGATACTCGACAGGCTGATCGAGGAAGCAGGATTAAACCGCGTGGTTCTGTCGGGAGGAGACACGTCTAGCCATGCTGCGTTGAGGCTCAAGATCGACGCCTTAACCAGTGTGGCGAAGCTTGCTCCAGGCGGTCCCCTATGCCGAGCTCATTCTGCAGACCCGTCCAGAGACGGAATCGAGATCGCGATGAAGGGCGGACAGGTGGGATCTGTCGGCTATTTCGCGGCGGCAAGAGACGGACAGTGA
- a CDS encoding SDR family NAD(P)-dependent oxidoreductase, protein MPEQNETRVALVTGSAMGIGFAIANQLALDGFAIIIADINKEAAEKASDELRAARLNAQSVVMDVGSPASIAEAFKAVEAEHGRCDVLVNNAGIAKTFPFIDFPYDNWAATLNINVTGSLLCSQHAARLMQRFGWGRIINIASVAGERAVGHGRTAYGVSKAAVIGLTRQMAAELATYGITSNAVAPGPVDTPLTEVLHSAEFRATYTAAIPAKRYGKPSEIASTVSFLASDGASYINGAVIPVDGGFLAAGALPT, encoded by the coding sequence ATGCCAGAACAGAATGAAACAAGAGTTGCACTCGTCACCGGTTCCGCAATGGGCATCGGGTTCGCGATTGCGAATCAACTCGCCTTGGATGGCTTTGCGATTATCATTGCCGACATCAACAAGGAAGCCGCGGAAAAAGCTTCGGACGAACTGAGAGCCGCTAGGCTTAACGCGCAGTCAGTCGTGATGGATGTCGGCAGTCCAGCTTCGATCGCGGAGGCGTTCAAAGCTGTTGAGGCAGAACATGGTCGCTGCGATGTTCTCGTCAATAATGCCGGCATCGCCAAGACATTTCCATTTATCGACTTTCCTTATGACAACTGGGCTGCAACGCTCAACATCAACGTAACTGGGTCACTGCTGTGTAGTCAGCATGCCGCGCGGCTTATGCAGCGATTCGGTTGGGGCAGGATCATCAATATTGCATCTGTGGCGGGCGAACGTGCCGTGGGTCATGGCCGGACCGCATACGGCGTGTCAAAGGCGGCTGTTATCGGCCTGACCAGGCAGATGGCTGCCGAACTTGCGACTTACGGCATCACCAGCAATGCCGTTGCGCCCGGTCCCGTGGACACACCGCTGACCGAGGTTCTCCACTCTGCCGAGTTCAGGGCGACATACACGGCAGCCATTCCGGCCAAGCGTTACGGCAAGCCGAGCGAGATTGCGTCGACCGTATCGTTTCTAGCGTCCGACGGCGCGAGCTACATTAATGGTGCGGTTATTCCCGTAGACGGTGGCTTTCTCGCCGCCGGGGCGCTGCCAACTTAG
- a CDS encoding 2-keto-3-deoxygluconate permease: MEMQFRESPSSVPFFKTMQKVPAGMMLIPLILGVLINTFAPDALRIGGFTQALFKDGALALIGLLIFATGAQITGSHSGKAAAATTGVVLLCKTLIPAAIAVILGLIFGLEGFWGISILALLAIMGNSNGALWLAFAGEYGDERDTGAYVASAFDDGPFLALIFLGASGLGQIPFMALVAAIVPFALGLIVGAVDREWTRVLDSVPSITIPFMSFAVGTGISLGTVLTGGVQGLFLGVAVVVFTGGLNYLGYRFLLRRGSKSGIGFAAGTTAGNAVAVPMAVAVADPRFLPFVESATAQTATAVLVTAILAPIVASWVLKRSGGLTVHDPLAAGVA, encoded by the coding sequence ATGGAAATGCAATTCAGAGAAAGTCCTTCGTCAGTTCCGTTCTTCAAGACGATGCAAAAAGTGCCTGCCGGCATGATGTTGATCCCGCTTATACTTGGGGTCCTTATCAACACATTTGCACCAGACGCGCTGCGAATTGGCGGCTTCACCCAAGCCTTGTTCAAGGACGGTGCGCTGGCTCTGATCGGCCTGCTGATTTTTGCAACCGGCGCGCAGATCACCGGCAGCCATAGCGGCAAGGCAGCCGCTGCCACCACCGGCGTGGTGCTGCTGTGCAAGACCCTCATACCTGCAGCGATTGCGGTTATTTTGGGCCTTATATTCGGGCTCGAAGGCTTCTGGGGAATCTCGATACTTGCGCTCCTCGCTATCATGGGCAATAGCAATGGCGCGCTATGGTTGGCTTTTGCGGGCGAGTATGGCGATGAGCGAGACACAGGCGCCTATGTCGCCAGCGCCTTCGATGATGGTCCGTTCCTCGCCTTGATCTTTTTGGGCGCTTCCGGCCTTGGTCAGATCCCGTTCATGGCTCTCGTTGCAGCAATCGTTCCTTTCGCTCTGGGCCTGATCGTCGGCGCTGTCGATCGCGAGTGGACCCGTGTGCTCGATAGCGTGCCGAGCATCACGATCCCGTTTATGTCCTTTGCCGTTGGAACCGGCATCAGCCTGGGCACAGTGCTGACGGGTGGCGTTCAGGGCCTGTTCCTAGGCGTTGCGGTCGTCGTTTTTACAGGTGGGCTCAATTACCTCGGCTATCGGTTTTTGTTACGCCGTGGTTCGAAGAGCGGCATTGGCTTCGCGGCAGGGACCACGGCTGGTAACGCTGTCGCCGTCCCTATGGCTGTGGCCGTGGCCGACCCCCGCTTCCTGCCGTTTGTCGAATCCGCCACCGCGCAAACTGCGACAGCAGTTCTGGTTACCGCCATCCTGGCACCAATCGTCGCGTCTTGGGTTCTCAAGCGCTCCGGCGGGCTTACTGTGCACGATCCGCTGGCCGCGGGTGTGGCGTAA
- a CDS encoding sugar ABC transporter ATP-binding protein → MSAEISATGLRPDDLNGENFAARVSSIDKKYGVVHALKGVSISFNRGDVHAIAGENGAGKSTLMKILSGVIGGYDGHIEIEGERCRFDSIRDAERHGVFLVPQELNVVPELRVGEYLFLNREPRRWGMVDTRMLWADAVRWLAVFKLDLSPLLRMGDLSTHQQQLVSIARAMTQGVKLLILDEPTSNLTERETELMFEQISNLHKHGVTTIYISHRLHEFERIANAVTVMRDGAVVDQFRLLGQSDTPRRVVQAMVGRDLTEMYPKVAVVAGKPKLSLRGWTIPNRGPGRANLVENLNLDVRAGEVLGIFGLLGSGAFDLTRSLFGAHEAKVRGRMEVGGRAVTVVSPRDAIRSGIAYVPAERKRDGLIEAHSITSNMTLAALGRLTHFGFLDRYAELKSVQQYVTSLKVKCGSVEQSISQLSGGNQQKVVAAKWLLTAPEVFILEEPTRGVDINARLDFYALINDLAAAAKAIIIVSTDLPEVLGMSDRVLAMLEGKIVREWSRGEATEEDVMTAAACGSRQ, encoded by the coding sequence ATGAGTGCTGAGATAAGTGCAACAGGTTTGCGGCCTGATGATTTGAACGGCGAAAATTTCGCCGCCAGAGTCTCCAGCATCGATAAAAAATACGGCGTCGTGCACGCGCTCAAAGGTGTTTCCATTTCGTTTAACCGCGGCGATGTTCACGCGATCGCGGGCGAAAACGGTGCTGGCAAGTCTACGCTCATGAAGATTTTGTCGGGCGTGATCGGCGGCTACGACGGACATATCGAGATTGAAGGCGAACGCTGTCGATTTGACAGCATTCGCGATGCTGAAAGGCACGGCGTGTTTCTGGTTCCACAGGAACTCAATGTGGTGCCGGAACTGCGGGTTGGTGAATACCTGTTCCTCAACCGGGAACCTCGCCGTTGGGGCATGGTGGATACAAGGATGCTGTGGGCTGACGCGGTCCGCTGGCTGGCAGTCTTCAAGCTCGATCTGTCTCCGTTATTGCGCATGGGCGACCTGAGCACGCACCAGCAGCAACTCGTCAGCATCGCCCGCGCGATGACGCAGGGCGTAAAACTGCTGATCCTCGATGAGCCGACATCGAACCTGACCGAGCGTGAGACCGAACTGATGTTCGAGCAGATTTCCAATCTGCACAAGCACGGTGTGACTACCATCTACATCTCTCACCGGCTCCATGAGTTCGAGCGCATCGCAAACGCGGTGACGGTCATGCGCGACGGCGCAGTCGTTGATCAGTTCCGCCTTTTGGGGCAGTCCGACACACCGCGTCGAGTCGTTCAGGCCATGGTTGGGCGAGACCTCACGGAGATGTACCCCAAGGTCGCTGTCGTAGCTGGCAAGCCCAAACTATCCCTGCGGGGATGGACCATTCCAAATCGCGGGCCGGGGCGTGCCAATCTCGTTGAAAATCTCAATCTCGATGTCCGGGCAGGCGAGGTCCTGGGGATATTCGGCCTGCTCGGCTCGGGAGCCTTCGACCTGACGCGCTCGCTTTTCGGAGCCCACGAGGCAAAGGTGCGGGGTAGGATGGAAGTCGGCGGTCGGGCCGTCACCGTTGTAAGCCCGCGCGACGCCATTCGCAGCGGCATTGCCTACGTTCCCGCCGAGCGAAAGCGCGACGGTCTGATAGAAGCTCACTCAATCACGAGCAATATGACTCTGGCCGCACTCGGTCGTCTCACGCATTTCGGTTTTCTTGACCGCTATGCCGAACTTAAGAGCGTGCAGCAATATGTGACGAGCCTCAAGGTCAAGTGCGGATCTGTGGAGCAGTCGATTTCGCAACTTTCGGGCGGAAATCAGCAGAAGGTTGTAGCTGCGAAATGGCTGCTCACCGCACCGGAGGTTTTCATCCTCGAAGAGCCGACGAGAGGCGTGGACATCAATGCACGCCTCGATTTCTACGCGCTTATCAACGACCTCGCGGCGGCGGCTAAGGCAATCATCATCGTTTCCACTGATTTGCCGGAGGTACTGGGCATGTCCGACCGTGTGCTGGCCATGCTCGAAGGGAAAATCGTGCGGGAATGGTCCCGGGGCGAGGCAACGGAGGAGGACGTGATGACAGCAGCTGCATGTGGATCCAGGCAATGA